A genomic segment from Actinomycetota bacterium encodes:
- a CDS encoding ABC transporter permease, whose amino-acid sequence MASAPVEQGFELRGERARLSTLVRDMWRSRELVIMLARKDFFVRYRRASLGIIWAIGLPLVQATVFAIVLSQFVRFETPISFPAFVFSGVLPWTFFSAAVALGTTSVIDGSALATKIYFPRAVLPLVTVFSGFYGLLIGTGVMVALAAVMGAPLGPALVLLVPATVLLILLASGFALVLGALQVYFRDIKHVIAAITLPWFWASGVFYPLTRLSDDFRRVIEINPAVGMISLFRASIGAAAPDWERGLWWSLGWVVLLFAVATSLYRRWDRVCVDLL is encoded by the coding sequence ATGGCATCAGCTCCAGTCGAACAAGGGTTCGAGCTGCGCGGCGAGCGCGCGCGCCTGTCCACGCTCGTCCGCGATATGTGGCGCTCTCGCGAACTGGTGATCATGCTCGCGCGCAAGGACTTCTTCGTTCGATACCGGCGGGCCTCGCTCGGGATCATCTGGGCGATCGGTTTGCCGCTCGTCCAGGCGACCGTGTTCGCGATCGTTCTGAGCCAGTTCGTTCGGTTCGAGACCCCGATCAGCTTCCCGGCGTTCGTTTTCTCTGGCGTCCTTCCGTGGACGTTCTTCAGCGCCGCGGTGGCGCTCGGTACCACCTCGGTGATCGACGGGTCCGCTCTTGCGACGAAGATCTACTTCCCGAGGGCGGTCCTGCCTCTGGTTACGGTCTTCTCAGGCTTCTATGGGTTGCTCATCGGCACCGGGGTCATGGTCGCTCTGGCAGCTGTGATGGGCGCCCCGCTCGGCCCGGCGCTTGTTCTCCTCGTACCGGCGACGGTGCTACTCATACTGCTCGCCTCAGGGTTCGCTCTGGTCCTCGGAGCGCTGCAGGTCTACTTCCGCGACATCAAACACGTGATCGCGGCGATCACGCTGCCCTGGTTCTGGGCGTCGGGAGTCTTCTACCCTCTGACCCGGCTGAGCGACGACTTCCGCCGCGTGATCGAGATCAATCCGGCCGTTGGGATGATCTCGCTCTTCAGGGCCTCCATCGGCGCGGCCGCTCCCGACTGGGAGCGGGGCCTGTGGTGGTCCCTGGGCTGGGTCGTATTGCTTTTCGCCGTAGCCACCAGTCTTTATCGACGCTGGGATCGAGTGTGCGTGGACCTCCTGTGA
- a CDS encoding bifunctional sulfate adenylyltransferase/adenylylsulfate kinase produces the protein MSAQDHLIPPHGGTLIELIGDDERSAQLKVASREWPSWDLTPRQMCDLELLLTGGFSPLEGFMGEADHREVCERMRLADGTLWPIPVVLDVTEEVAKGIGSGAALALRDPEGVMLAVLNVNDVWKTDRMAEAEQVYGSTNTSHPGVAHLADRTHGWFVGGKIDGIQLPIHYDYTGLRVGPRQLREEFTRLGWRQIVAFQTRNPMHRAHFELTLRASKELEANLLVHPVVGMTKPGDVDHYTRVRCYEALMHRYPSYSAKLALLPLAMRMAGPREAVWHAIIRKNHGCTHFIVGRDHAGPGKDPAGTPYYGPYDAQDLLHKYEEELGVGMVPFRQMLYVPDRDSYFPEDEVPEGERVLDISGTELRERLADGRDIPAWFSFPEVVTELRKTHPPRHKQGLTVFFTGLSGSGKSTIANALFVKFLELGGRPVTMLDGDLVRKNLSSELGFSREHRDINIRRIGYVASEITKNGGIAICAPIAPYDSIRKEVRGMVEPLGGFVLIHVATPLEICEERDRKGLYAKARAGILKEFTGISDPYEEPVDADMTIDTTELTPEEAAQQIILHLEREGYIGSGEPSAVSG, from the coding sequence GTGAGCGCCCAAGACCACCTCATCCCGCCCCACGGCGGCACCCTCATCGAACTGATCGGCGACGATGAGCGATCGGCCCAGCTCAAGGTCGCCTCCCGAGAATGGCCTTCCTGGGACCTGACTCCCCGCCAGATGTGCGACCTCGAGCTCCTGCTCACCGGCGGGTTCTCTCCCTTGGAGGGTTTCATGGGGGAAGCGGACCACCGCGAGGTATGCGAGCGCATGCGCCTGGCCGACGGCACGCTTTGGCCGATCCCGGTCGTGCTCGACGTGACCGAAGAGGTGGCCAAAGGGATCGGGTCCGGGGCCGCGCTGGCCCTTCGCGATCCCGAGGGGGTCATGCTCGCGGTCTTGAACGTCAACGACGTATGGAAGACGGACAGGATGGCCGAGGCCGAGCAGGTGTACGGAAGCACCAACACCTCCCACCCAGGCGTGGCGCATCTGGCCGACCGAACGCACGGATGGTTCGTGGGCGGCAAGATCGATGGGATCCAGCTGCCCATCCACTACGACTACACGGGCCTCCGCGTCGGCCCCCGGCAGCTTCGAGAAGAGTTCACACGGCTCGGCTGGCGGCAGATCGTCGCGTTCCAGACGCGGAACCCGATGCATCGCGCACACTTCGAGCTGACTCTGCGCGCATCGAAGGAGCTCGAGGCGAACCTGCTCGTGCATCCGGTGGTCGGGATGACCAAACCGGGCGACGTCGACCATTACACCCGCGTCCGCTGCTACGAGGCGCTCATGCACCGCTACCCCTCGTACTCGGCGAAGCTGGCCTTGCTGCCGCTCGCCATGCGCATGGCAGGACCGCGTGAGGCCGTGTGGCACGCGATTATCCGCAAGAACCACGGCTGCACGCATTTCATCGTCGGGCGCGATCATGCGGGGCCCGGCAAGGATCCCGCCGGCACCCCCTACTACGGTCCATACGACGCACAGGATCTGCTCCATAAGTACGAGGAGGAGCTCGGGGTCGGGATGGTGCCCTTCCGGCAGATGCTCTACGTCCCCGACCGAGACTCGTACTTCCCTGAGGATGAGGTGCCGGAAGGCGAACGCGTGCTCGACATCTCGGGAACCGAGCTCCGCGAACGGCTGGCCGACGGGCGAGACATCCCGGCCTGGTTCTCGTTCCCGGAGGTCGTCACGGAGCTCCGCAAGACCCATCCGCCTCGGCACAAGCAGGGTCTCACCGTCTTCTTCACGGGCCTGTCGGGATCGGGGAAGTCGACGATCGCCAACGCACTCTTCGTGAAGTTCCTCGAGCTCGGTGGGCGACCGGTCACGATGCTCGACGGTGATCTGGTTCGCAAGAACCTCTCGTCGGAGCTCGGATTCTCGCGGGAGCATCGCGACATCAACATCCGCCGGATCGGTTACGTGGCTTCGGAGATCACGAAGAACGGCGGCATCGCGATCTGCGCCCCGATCGCCCCGTACGACAGCATCCGCAAGGAGGTGCGCGGGATGGTCGAGCCGCTCGGCGGTTTCGTGCTGATCCACGTCGCGACGCCGCTGGAGATCTGCGAGGAGCGCGACCGCAAGGGCCTCTACGCGAAAGCCCGCGCCGGGATCCTCAAGGAGTTCACCGGCATCTCGGATCCCTACGAGGAGCCGGTGGACGCAGACATGACGATCGACACGACCGAGCTCACGCCCGAGGAAGCCGCGCAGCAGATCATCTTGCACCTCGAGCGTGAGGGCTACATCGGATCCGGGGAGCCCAGCGCCGTATCGGGATGA
- a CDS encoding glycosyltransferase has protein sequence MPSRFIIRALVELGIETARIHVIPSGVDASFYSPSSLPASRDVLFVGRFVEKKGLDVLLNAWAELRNRVPEARLVLLGYGPLEELARSGGEDVVVEPADPSRRGTQVRDAIRRARVVVSPSRTASDGDVETLLLVNLEAMASGRPVVTTRHGGIPEFVDEGRTALLVPENDPEALAGALERILVDDTLAASMSMAGPEWVKRFDWDTTARAMDALYEELMR, from the coding sequence GTGCCGTCGCGGTTCATCATCAGGGCTTTGGTGGAGCTCGGGATCGAAACCGCCCGCATCCACGTGATCCCTTCGGGCGTGGACGCGTCCTTCTATTCCCCCTCATCTCTTCCGGCGTCTCGGGACGTCCTTTTCGTGGGACGTTTCGTCGAAAAGAAGGGGCTCGACGTTCTCCTCAATGCCTGGGCCGAATTGCGAAACCGAGTGCCGGAGGCCAGGCTCGTGCTGCTCGGCTACGGCCCGCTCGAGGAGCTCGCCCGCTCGGGAGGTGAGGACGTCGTTGTGGAACCGGCCGACCCGTCACGGCGAGGGACGCAGGTGCGTGACGCCATCCGGCGGGCGCGGGTAGTCGTCAGCCCGAGCCGCACGGCATCCGATGGCGACGTCGAGACTTTGTTGCTGGTCAACCTCGAGGCGATGGCGAGCGGCCGGCCCGTCGTGACGACGAGGCACGGTGGCATCCCCGAGTTCGTCGATGAGGGCCGCACGGCACTGCTCGTGCCCGAGAACGATCCCGAAGCCTTGGCCGGCGCCCTCGAGCGCATCCTGGTCGACGATACGTTGGCCGCGAGCATGTCCATGGCCGGACCGGAGTGGGTGAAGCGCTTCGACTGGGATACCACGGCCCGGGCGATGGACGCGCTTTACGAAGAGCTGATGCGATGA
- a CDS encoding glycosyltransferase, giving the protein MTGGPRVSVIMPVLNEARRVTACLDALSAQREAPPFEVIVVDNGSRDATPELVRSHVMGARLENETSRGPYAARNTGIATARGELVAFTDADCLPDPRWLAEGVAVIDSGADLAGGRIVQMASENPSVWERYDRATYLDQDLYIRVERFAATANLFVRAKVFQDLGGFVAQLTASGDQELCQRAVRAGYRLTYASEARVLHHPRATLRDTWALHRKLGMGFSELARYGVRPKPWRDGAMLLRLGTVVDQVAADGPALRRRQLGPVHAVVLMARWTGRLTRRG; this is encoded by the coding sequence ATGACCGGCGGCCCGCGCGTGAGCGTGATCATGCCGGTGCTGAACGAGGCTCGGCGCGTCACCGCGTGCCTCGACGCGCTTTCCGCACAACGGGAAGCGCCGCCTTTCGAGGTGATCGTGGTCGACAACGGTTCGCGCGACGCGACGCCGGAGCTGGTGCGCAGCCACGTGATGGGAGCGCGGCTCGAAAACGAGACGTCGCGCGGCCCGTACGCCGCCCGGAACACTGGTATCGCGACGGCCCGAGGCGAGCTCGTCGCGTTCACGGACGCGGACTGCCTCCCCGATCCGCGCTGGCTCGCCGAGGGAGTCGCGGTGATCGACTCCGGCGCCGACCTGGCCGGCGGGCGGATCGTTCAGATGGCAAGCGAGAACCCATCGGTGTGGGAGCGATATGACCGCGCGACCTACCTCGATCAGGATCTGTACATCCGGGTCGAGCGCTTCGCGGCCACAGCCAACCTGTTCGTGCGGGCGAAAGTCTTCCAAGATCTGGGCGGCTTCGTGGCCCAGCTGACGGCCTCCGGCGACCAGGAGCTCTGTCAGCGAGCGGTCCGCGCCGGCTACCGGCTTACGTACGCTTCGGAGGCGCGCGTGCTGCACCATCCGCGGGCGACGCTGCGGGACACCTGGGCGCTTCACCGAAAGCTCGGGATGGGATTCTCGGAGCTCGCTCGGTACGGGGTCCGTCCGAAGCCCTGGCGAGACGGAGCCATGCTGCTTCGTCTCGGCACCGTTGTCGATCAGGTCGCCGCCGACGGCCCGGCGCTCCGGCGCAGGCAGCTCGGCCCCGTGCACGCGGTGGTGCTCATGGCCCGTTGGACGGGGCGGCTCACCCGGCGCGGCTGA
- a CDS encoding class I SAM-dependent methyltransferase — protein sequence MDMRGQRTWDELGRSDPLWAVLSLPDKRGGGWEIDEFLATGVREISDVLGSVEALGIGLSWGKALDFGCGVGRLTQPLAGRFAEATGVDIAPSMIEMATRLNKLGDRCRYVLNTRGDLSVFADGQFDFIYSSITLQHIPPKLMKNYVAEFLRTLAPAGVLVFQLPASPPRTLRNRVKRFVPVSARNQLRRFRNKLRPQARMQMFWMTPRRVARIVHRSGGRIVAMHDDYSAGSGWSGKRYVVRRREAAAR from the coding sequence ATGGACATGCGGGGACAGCGTACCTGGGACGAGCTCGGGCGCTCGGACCCTCTGTGGGCGGTTCTTTCGCTGCCCGACAAGCGCGGCGGCGGATGGGAGATCGACGAGTTCCTCGCGACAGGCGTTCGCGAGATCTCGGATGTGCTCGGCTCTGTCGAGGCCCTGGGGATCGGCCTCTCGTGGGGTAAGGCGCTCGACTTCGGGTGCGGCGTGGGCCGGCTTACGCAGCCTCTCGCCGGTCGCTTCGCAGAAGCGACCGGGGTCGACATAGCCCCCTCGATGATCGAGATGGCGACGAGGCTGAACAAGCTCGGCGATCGATGTCGCTACGTGCTCAACACCCGCGGCGACCTCTCGGTGTTCGCGGACGGTCAATTCGATTTCATCTACTCGAGCATCACGCTCCAGCACATCCCTCCCAAACTGATGAAGAACTATGTCGCGGAGTTCCTTCGCACGCTTGCGCCGGCGGGGGTCCTCGTCTTCCAACTGCCGGCAAGCCCGCCGCGCACCCTGCGGAATCGCGTCAAGCGTTTCGTTCCCGTGTCCGCCCGCAATCAGTTGCGCCGGTTCAGGAACAAGCTCAGACCTCAGGCGAGGATGCAGATGTTCTGGATGACGCCCCGGCGCGTCGCAAGGATCGTGCATCGCTCGGGTGGACGGATCGTCGCTATGCACGACGACTACTCCGCCGGCTCCGGCTGGTCGGGAAAGCGCTACGTGGTCCGGAGGCGGGAGGCCGCGGCGCGGTAG
- a CDS encoding 4'-phosphopantetheinyl transferase superfamily protein, with protein sequence MKPVYSDGAVRAILRGRIGVGVTQGDEAGHFVMGRSAAALAMADLGSVAAEILKGSDRAPIWPLGLVGSIAHTRDLAIAVVGWAEEFLSLGVDVESERRRIDPRTARRVCTPEELLRFSVPNALLALFCAKEATYKALAPLGATRLGFKDVAYSPVGPGLLEGRIVSEEVDVGIPKTFTARHATTDGFVVAVVQIDRSQM encoded by the coding sequence GTGAAGCCCGTGTATTCCGACGGAGCCGTCCGAGCGATCCTTCGCGGCCGGATCGGCGTCGGGGTGACCCAGGGCGATGAGGCGGGCCACTTCGTCATGGGCCGATCGGCGGCGGCACTCGCGATGGCGGATCTCGGCTCCGTGGCAGCAGAGATCCTTAAGGGATCCGACCGGGCCCCCATCTGGCCACTGGGGCTCGTCGGATCGATCGCTCACACGCGCGACCTCGCGATCGCGGTGGTGGGCTGGGCGGAGGAGTTCCTGAGCCTCGGTGTCGACGTCGAATCGGAGAGGCGACGGATCGACCCGCGAACCGCGCGGCGTGTCTGCACGCCGGAAGAGCTGCTGCGCTTCTCCGTGCCGAACGCATTGCTGGCACTGTTCTGTGCGAAAGAGGCGACCTACAAGGCGCTCGCGCCGCTCGGCGCCACCCGCCTCGGCTTCAAGGACGTCGCCTACTCCCCCGTCGGTCCCGGTCTGCTCGAAGGGCGGATCGTGAGTGAGGAAGTCGATGTCGGGATTCCGAAGACCTTCACGGCTCGCCACGCGACGACGGATGGGTTCGTCGTCGCCGTGGTGCAGATCGACCGCAGCCAGATGTAG
- a CDS encoding sulfotransferase — protein sequence MSALTMREALAGRSPPRPNYLIIGAAKSGTSTLRAALDAHPEAFCAREIDYFSLHYDKGLDWYLQHFAGAADPKALGEKCPAYMNRSAALERIARDLPGVRLIAMLRHPVDRAYSKYWHERREGKETLSFAEALKAEPERIKAYEGGVCPFAYVEHGRYLVQLERIGELFPDDRLLVKLFDDLEKDPGAMFADVCRFLDIDPTVRPPQLDRTHNPYRTHRPEWLWRLMERGRLWRLMPFRARVRVAHAMVREERYEPMEQELRRHLLSVFADENAALARRLGRDLSAWET from the coding sequence GTGAGCGCTTTGACGATGCGCGAGGCGCTCGCCGGCCGATCGCCCCCACGCCCCAACTATCTGATAATCGGGGCCGCGAAATCGGGTACCTCAACCCTACGGGCCGCACTCGACGCCCATCCCGAGGCCTTCTGCGCGAGGGAGATCGATTATTTCAGCCTGCATTACGATAAGGGGCTGGATTGGTACCTACAGCATTTCGCCGGGGCTGCCGATCCCAAGGCGCTCGGGGAGAAGTGCCCCGCTTACATGAACCGCTCTGCTGCGTTGGAGCGCATCGCTCGCGATCTGCCGGGCGTCAGACTCATCGCGATGCTGCGTCATCCGGTGGATCGTGCCTACTCCAAGTACTGGCACGAGCGGAGGGAAGGCAAAGAGACTCTTTCCTTCGCGGAGGCGCTGAAAGCCGAGCCGGAGCGGATCAAGGCTTACGAGGGAGGGGTTTGTCCCTTCGCCTATGTCGAGCACGGACGTTATCTTGTCCAACTGGAGCGTATCGGTGAGCTTTTCCCCGATGATCGGCTCCTCGTGAAGCTCTTCGATGATCTCGAGAAAGACCCAGGGGCGATGTTCGCGGATGTCTGTCGCTTCCTCGACATCGATCCAACGGTGAGACCCCCCCAGCTGGATCGGACGCACAATCCGTATCGCACCCATCGGCCTGAGTGGTTGTGGCGGCTCATGGAGCGGGGGCGACTGTGGCGACTCATGCCGTTTCGTGCCAGGGTACGCGTCGCTCATGCGATGGTGCGGGAGGAACGATACGAACCTATGGAGCAGGAGCTGCGCCGGCATCTCCTCAGTGTCTTCGCAGATGAAAACGCTGCGCTGGCTCGCCGGCTGGGCCGCGATCTTTCAGCGTGGGAGACCTGA
- a CDS encoding sulfotransferase domain-containing protein codes for MGRLVRHVLGPPIRQMKPSHKEELVHILTRRVRLLPDFLIVGTQKGGTTSLFTWLTRHPNVGQPVTKEIEFFDQQHTNGVAWYRAHFPTKLERARRRQRGEGPLLTGEATPSYLVHPRAPQRVAALIPDAKLITLLRNPVDRAYSLYQHRVDQGLEPLSFEQAIEAEEDRIRGEIDRIRNDDRYVSDTFHVYSYLYGGIYADLLQEWLRFFPRERLLILRSEDLFSAPHDCYQTVLRFLGLPEVWEPHWYDAINAGGYEESMNPATRRQLETYFRPHNERLASFLGRPFDWSD; via the coding sequence GTGGGCAGGCTGGTTCGGCACGTGCTCGGGCCGCCGATCCGCCAAATGAAACCGAGTCACAAGGAGGAACTCGTCCATATCCTCACGAGGAGGGTTCGCCTGCTTCCCGACTTCCTCATCGTCGGGACCCAGAAGGGGGGAACGACGTCCCTGTTTACCTGGCTCACTCGCCACCCCAACGTGGGCCAGCCCGTCACGAAGGAGATCGAGTTCTTCGACCAGCAGCACACCAACGGCGTGGCGTGGTATCGGGCGCACTTTCCCACGAAGCTTGAGCGCGCCCGTCGCCGGCAACGCGGCGAGGGGCCCTTGCTCACCGGTGAGGCCACGCCTTCCTATCTCGTCCACCCGCGTGCCCCGCAACGAGTGGCGGCGCTGATCCCGGACGCCAAGCTCATCACGCTGCTCCGGAACCCGGTCGACCGTGCGTACTCGCTATACCAGCATCGGGTCGATCAAGGACTCGAGCCGCTCAGCTTCGAGCAGGCCATCGAAGCCGAGGAAGACCGGATCCGGGGCGAGATCGATCGCATCCGGAATGACGACCGCTACGTCAGCGACACCTTCCACGTGTACTCCTACCTGTACGGCGGGATCTACGCCGATCTTCTCCAGGAATGGCTCCGGTTCTTCCCGCGTGAGCGCCTCTTGATCCTTCGAAGCGAGGATCTTTTCTCGGCGCCGCACGACTGCTATCAGACCGTCTTGAGGTTCCTCGGGTTGCCCGAGGTCTGGGAGCCCCACTGGTACGACGCGATCAATGCCGGCGGCTACGAGGAGTCGATGAATCCGGCGACACGCCGTCAACTCGAGACGTACTTCAGGCCCCACAACGAACGGCTCGCGTCCTTTCTTGGGAGGCCATTCGATTGGAGCGACTAG
- a CDS encoding class I SAM-dependent methyltransferase, which yields MPKATRLQKYLHGSLFRYARRSFAFWERHGIHLTLTHHGSPIPDTQALPQDLFKRKTALVGIEMREREQLSLLETFRTSYRDEYERFPFAPDGLPRHAYYMRNIWFGALDASVYWCMIRHVRPRRIVEVGAGMSTFLSAEAARLNAQQGSPADLVAIEPFPRPELVEGFPGLTRLIAEPVQDVPLELFTDLEENDILFIDSSHVLRIGSDVQYEILEVLPRLRPGVLVHFHDILLPAEYHEEWVLNNHTFWNEQYLLQAFLAFNDSFEVVWASSYLHHRHGSALQEAFSNYQGPSARPSSFWIRRIR from the coding sequence TTGCCGAAGGCGACTCGCCTCCAAAAATACCTACACGGGTCACTATTCCGGTACGCGCGCAGGAGCTTCGCGTTCTGGGAGCGCCACGGCATTCACCTGACGCTGACTCATCACGGCTCTCCCATCCCCGACACGCAGGCTCTCCCACAGGATCTCTTCAAACGGAAGACTGCGTTGGTCGGGATCGAGATGCGCGAACGAGAGCAGCTCTCGCTGCTGGAGACGTTCCGCACATCGTACCGGGATGAATACGAGCGCTTCCCCTTCGCCCCGGACGGGCTTCCTCGACACGCCTATTACATGCGAAACATCTGGTTCGGGGCGCTGGACGCGTCCGTGTACTGGTGCATGATCAGGCACGTCCGGCCGCGCAGGATCGTCGAGGTAGGCGCGGGGATGTCCACCTTCCTGTCGGCTGAGGCCGCGCGTTTGAACGCGCAACAGGGTTCGCCTGCCGACCTCGTCGCGATCGAGCCGTTCCCTCGCCCCGAATTGGTCGAGGGGTTCCCAGGCCTGACTCGCCTGATCGCGGAGCCGGTGCAGGACGTGCCCCTCGAGCTCTTCACCGATCTCGAGGAGAACGACATCCTGTTCATCGACTCCAGCCACGTGCTCAGGATCGGAAGCGATGTTCAGTACGAGATCCTCGAGGTCCTTCCGCGGCTCAGGCCCGGCGTCCTCGTTCACTTCCACGACATCCTATTGCCCGCCGAATATCACGAAGAATGGGTCCTGAATAACCACACCTTCTGGAACGAGCAGTACCTGCTTCAAGCGTTCCTCGCGTTCAACGACAGCTTTGAGGTCGTGTGGGCGAGCAGCTATCTCCATCACCGCCACGGTTCGGCGCTCCAAGAGGCGTTCAGTAACTACCAAGGACCCAGCGCGCGTCCCAGCAGCTTCTGGATCCGCCGGATCCGGTGA
- a CDS encoding sulfatase-like hydrolase/transferase, which translates to MNTNDDERPRTPQGAQNLVILVFDSCRYDSWTAAAPKTLGRLGPVERRWSYASWTAPSHYNLLMGLLPHTSPPRVYASEYYKQDFIRYSERLGMPGMEFKRLLPSIFLPTFLRNELGYSTHAMVSMPVLNRHTPINRDFDSYELMPKHNDLGAMLDKMTFREDQPSFYLLNTGETHYPYALPDEDPSTWPRISGVHGVFKRLDDQPGPEGEPSPEFFDDAMLAELRDRQINAVRYLDDVVARLFDLVPPNTWIVVTSDHGELFGEDGYFGHGPVAHNKVFEVPFVEGIVP; encoded by the coding sequence ATGAACACGAACGACGATGAACGGCCCCGCACGCCGCAAGGAGCACAGAACCTCGTGATCTTGGTCTTCGACTCATGCCGGTACGACTCCTGGACCGCGGCAGCGCCGAAGACACTCGGCCGGCTCGGCCCGGTGGAGCGGCGTTGGAGCTACGCGTCGTGGACGGCGCCGTCGCATTACAACTTGCTCATGGGGCTCCTGCCCCACACGAGCCCGCCACGCGTCTACGCGTCTGAGTACTACAAGCAGGACTTCATCCGCTACAGCGAGCGCCTGGGGATGCCGGGGATGGAGTTCAAGCGGCTCCTGCCCTCGATCTTCCTGCCCACGTTCCTTCGAAACGAGCTCGGTTATTCGACGCACGCGATGGTGTCGATGCCGGTGCTGAACCGTCACACGCCGATCAACCGCGATTTCGACTCCTACGAGCTGATGCCGAAGCACAACGATCTCGGCGCGATGCTCGACAAGATGACCTTCCGCGAAGACCAGCCGTCGTTCTACCTGCTGAACACCGGGGAGACCCACTACCCGTACGCGCTTCCCGACGAGGATCCGAGCACGTGGCCGCGCATCTCGGGCGTGCACGGGGTCTTCAAGCGGCTCGACGACCAGCCCGGCCCCGAGGGTGAGCCGTCACCGGAGTTCTTCGACGACGCTATGCTCGCCGAGCTGCGCGACCGGCAGATCAACGCGGTGCGCTACCTCGACGACGTGGTTGCGCGGCTCTTCGACCTCGTGCCTCCCAACACGTGGATCGTCGTCACCTCCGACCACGGCGAACTGTTCGGCGAGGACGGCTACTTCGGCCACGGACCGGTCGCGCACAACAAGGTCTTCGAGGTTCCCTTCGTCGAGGGCATCGTCCCTTAA
- a CDS encoding sulfotransferase — translation MTPPLPTFLILGAMKAGTTSLAYWLGEHPDVFLAPGKELRFFNVPERWERGIDWYRSQFAGAEGTRAVGEATPGYLGHPQAPERIASVVPGARLIVLLRHPADRAYSQYWLNRVIGRETRTFQRLIDEEISGTAPAYGFYLERGRYLKHLNELKEHFPEEAILPLLLDDLSADPAATYARACAHIGVDDAVRPPNVGKAYNARTALRSGTLQSAVRKLRARRLLSASIAGRLNAWNGTARRMPYPPMDPAIRATLLEIYDDQISGLEQLLSRDLSSWRR, via the coding sequence ATGACTCCCCCGCTCCCGACTTTCCTCATCCTCGGCGCCATGAAGGCGGGGACGACGTCGCTCGCGTACTGGCTCGGCGAGCATCCCGACGTTTTCCTCGCGCCCGGGAAAGAGCTCCGCTTCTTCAACGTCCCCGAGCGTTGGGAGCGCGGGATCGACTGGTACCGCAGCCAGTTCGCCGGCGCGGAGGGGACACGCGCGGTCGGAGAAGCGACGCCCGGCTACCTCGGTCATCCGCAAGCGCCGGAACGTATCGCGAGCGTCGTGCCGGGAGCGCGACTGATCGTGCTGCTGCGCCACCCCGCCGATCGCGCCTATTCCCAGTACTGGCTCAACCGCGTGATCGGGAGGGAGACGCGCACGTTCCAACGCCTGATCGACGAAGAGATCTCGGGGACGGCTCCGGCCTACGGGTTCTACCTCGAGCGCGGCCGCTACCTGAAGCACCTGAACGAGCTGAAGGAGCACTTCCCCGAAGAGGCGATCCTGCCGCTGCTCTTGGACGACCTCAGTGCCGATCCGGCGGCGACCTACGCGCGGGCCTGCGCGCATATCGGCGTCGACGACGCCGTTCGCCCGCCGAACGTGGGGAAGGCCTACAACGCTCGCACCGCGTTGCGTTCCGGCACGCTTCAGAGCGCCGTGCGCAAGCTCCGCGCGCGCCGGCTCCTGTCGGCGTCGATCGCGGGGCGCCTCAACGCGTGGAACGGGACCGCACGACGAATGCCGTACCCGCCGATGGATCCGGCTATCAGGGCGACCCTGCTGGAGATCTACGATGATCAGATCTCGGGGCTCGAGCAGCTGCTGTCGCGGGATCTCTCGTCATGGCGTCGATGA